The Catenulispora sp. GP43 genome includes the window CGGCCAGGTTCACCCCGAGCTGCACGCTGACCATCCCGGTCGCCTGATGCACCTCGGCACGGTAGGTCACCGGCTGCGCCCAGCCAGGACCCGGCCGCTCGGTGCCCTCGGGCGCGGACCACTGCCGGTGCAGCAGGGCGAGCGTCACCGCGTCGGCCAGTGCGAGCGCGTCGGCGATCTGGCCCGCAGTCAGGGCACCGGGGGCGCTGCGGTGCGCGAGCATCGTGCCGACCCCGATCGCCCCGATCCGCAGCGGGAACACGAACAGCGCACGCGCTCCCAAGCCCATCGCGGCCGGGGCGAACACCGGCCAGCGGACCAGGGCGTCGGCCAGATCCGGCGTCAGCACCGGAACCCCGGTCGCCGCGGCATCCCGGCTGGGTCCCTCACCGAGGGTGAACTGAAGGTCCTCGACCTCGGTGCTGACCGCCTCACCGCCCCAGGCCGCCACCGTGCCCGCGGGCCCGGCGCCCACTCCGGCACAGATACCGTCGACTCCCATGATCACGGCCACGGTCGCGGAGGCCAGATGCGACAAGCCGTCGGCGCCGTCAGCGGCACCGCCACCGTCCAGCTGTGCCAGGAGCATCGCCATCCGGTCGCTGACCACCTCGGCACCGCCCTCCTCCGAATGCACCGACGGCGCCGGACACCAACCACGTTAGTCCCCGCCCACGGGCCTCGGAGGCCACCGCGCCGAGTCAGCGGCGCAGGCTCCGCCTACGAGACGAACGGACGCCGCGCCGACCGCCCACCAGATCCACGACGGCCAGCAAAGCCAC containing:
- a CDS encoding ANTAR domain-containing protein; protein product: MHSEEGGAEVVSDRMAMLLAQLDGGGAADGADGLSHLASATVAVIMGVDGICAGVGAGPAGTVAAWGGEAVSTEVEDLQFTLGEGPSRDAAATGVPVLTPDLADALVRWPVFAPAAMGLGARALFVFPLRIGAIGVGTMLAHRSAPGALTAGQIADALALADAVTLALLHRQWSAPEGTERPGPGWAQPVTYRAEVHQATGMVSVQLGVNLAEALVRLRAHTWAQDRLLADVAADVVARRLRFGDLDF